In Clostridium swellfunianum, a genomic segment contains:
- a CDS encoding indolepyruvate oxidoreductase subunit beta yields MSEVKNILFVGVGGQGTILASKLLSEGLMRQGFDVKMSEVHGMAQRGGSVTTQVRYGEKVYSPLIEKGKADVIVAFEKSEAARWVPYLKKGGHLVVNDYEIHPVTVLIGKDQYPENIDSKLKAAVENTIIVDAAGIAEALGNIKAQNVVLLGALIKALKLDNVNWNEPIENIVPLKAVDLNKKALEAGMRA; encoded by the coding sequence ATGAGCGAGGTTAAAAACATATTGTTTGTAGGTGTTGGTGGGCAAGGGACTATACTTGCTTCAAAGCTTCTCTCTGAAGGACTTATGAGACAAGGATTTGATGTTAAGATGTCTGAGGTACACGGAATGGCACAAAGAGGTGGAAGTGTGACTACACAGGTGAGATATGGTGAAAAGGTGTATTCTCCTCTTATAGAAAAAGGCAAGGCAGATGTTATTGTAGCCTTCGAAAAGAGCGAGGCAGCAAGATGGGTACCCTACCTTAAGAAAGGCGGACACTTAGTTGTAAACGATTATGAAATACATCCAGTTACAGTACTTATTGGAAAAGATCAATATCCAGAGAATATTGATTCTAAGTTAAAGGCTGCAGTAGAAAATACAATTATTGTAGATGCTGCAGGCATAGCTGAAGCTCTTGGGAATATAAAAGCTCAAAATGTTGTTCTGTTGGGAGCACTTATAAAGGCATTAAAGCTTGATAATGTTAATTGGAATGAACCAATAGAAAACATCGTTCCTTTAAAGGCTGTAGATCTAAATAAAAAAGCTCTTGAAGCAGGGATGAGAGCTTAA
- a CDS encoding LCP family protein, translating to MEKKTRSGSKQKPNKKKRKKYIIISIVFVLLAVISAVVGGFYAELSKINTTKLTKDNSELGISDEAQKKIEQEDPNNEITNIALFGVDRRSKNEASRSDSLMIATIDKKHKKIKITSIMRDSYVNVPGHGKTKITHAYAYGGPQLAIRTLNENFQLNIKDYATVDFFSLEKIINSLGGVQINVTKEELPLINGYVQETASIEKVTPPVLSKSGVQNLNGMQAVAYTRIRYTAGGDFERTERQRTVLNALFSKVQQAGVSKYPSIVSTILPYVETSIDKLDIISMGTGVLTSGTKTLEQERFPLDNQGKGQTISGVWYLVFDVKTTADQIHKYIYDDIKP from the coding sequence ATGGAAAAAAAGACTAGATCCGGCTCTAAACAGAAGCCAAATAAGAAAAAACGCAAAAAATATATAATAATATCTATAGTATTTGTTTTACTTGCTGTTATTTCAGCAGTTGTAGGTGGTTTTTATGCGGAGTTATCTAAAATAAATACCACAAAGCTAACTAAGGATAACAGTGAATTAGGCATCAGTGATGAAGCTCAAAAGAAGATAGAGCAAGAAGATCCAAATAACGAAATTACAAACATAGCTTTGTTTGGTGTAGATAGAAGATCTAAAAATGAAGCTAGCCGCTCAGATTCATTAATGATAGCAACTATAGACAAGAAGCATAAAAAGATAAAAATAACTTCTATCATGAGAGACAGCTATGTTAATGTTCCAGGTCACGGAAAAACAAAAATAACTCACGCCTATGCTTATGGCGGCCCTCAGTTAGCTATTAGAACTCTAAATGAAAATTTTCAACTTAACATTAAAGACTATGCTACAGTAGATTTTTTTAGTTTAGAAAAAATAATCAATTCGTTAGGCGGAGTACAAATAAATGTAACTAAAGAAGAACTACCATTAATAAATGGCTATGTACAAGAAACCGCCTCTATAGAGAAAGTTACTCCACCAGTACTATCAAAATCTGGAGTGCAAAATCTTAATGGTATGCAAGCTGTAGCATATACTAGAATTAGATATACAGCTGGTGGAGATTTTGAAAGAACAGAAAGACAAAGAACTGTTTTAAATGCTTTATTTAGTAAAGTTCAACAAGCTGGAGTCAGCAAATATCCATCAATAGTATCAACAATTCTACCATATGTTGAAACAAGCATTGATAAACTTGATATAATTTCAATGGGAACAGGAGTTTTAACTTCAGGTACTAAAACTCTTGAACAAGAACGGTTCCCGCTAGACAATCAAGGTAAAGGTCAAACTATAAGTGGTGTATGGTATTTAGTATTTGATGTAAAAACGACAGCAGACCAAATTCATAAATATATATACGATGATATAAAGCCTTAG
- a CDS encoding phosphate butyryltransferase translates to MVRKLEELLSLARENSKKTIAVAAAHDKEVLKAVVEAVKLNIVDAVLVGKEQKIRELAESEKLCLENTSIINEEDEKKAAAISVELVISHKAHYIMKGMLNTSDILKAVLNKEAGLKKEELLSHVMVYDTPAYHKLIILTDGGMVSYPELKDKIHIINNAVKVAKALKIDMPKVAAISAIESVNPSMQATVDAAILSQMNKRGQIKGCIIDGPLALDNAISKEAAQHKGIVSEVAGDADILLVPNIESGNFLGKSLTYFAKAENAGVIMGAKCPVVLVSRADSAKSKLYSIALGSLLG, encoded by the coding sequence GTGGTAAGAAAGCTAGAGGAATTATTGAGCCTCGCTAGGGAGAATAGTAAAAAGACTATAGCTGTGGCAGCTGCCCATGATAAAGAGGTTTTAAAAGCTGTAGTAGAAGCTGTAAAGCTTAATATTGTTGATGCTGTTCTTGTGGGGAAGGAACAAAAAATTAGAGAGCTTGCAGAATCAGAAAAACTTTGTCTTGAAAATACTAGCATAATAAACGAAGAGGACGAAAAGAAGGCTGCTGCTATTTCAGTTGAGCTTGTTATATCACATAAGGCTCATTACATAATGAAGGGAATGCTTAATACTTCTGATATTCTAAAAGCAGTTTTGAATAAGGAAGCAGGCTTAAAAAAAGAAGAGCTTTTATCTCATGTTATGGTATACGATACTCCTGCTTATCATAAATTGATAATATTGACAGATGGAGGAATGGTATCTTATCCAGAATTGAAGGACAAGATTCATATAATAAATAATGCTGTTAAAGTTGCTAAAGCGCTTAAAATAGACATGCCTAAAGTTGCTGCTATCAGTGCTATAGAATCAGTCAATCCTTCTATGCAGGCAACTGTGGATGCAGCTATATTATCACAAATGAACAAAAGGGGGCAAATAAAAGGTTGCATAATAGATGGTCCTTTAGCGTTAGATAATGCTATATCAAAGGAAGCGGCACAGCATAAGGGAATTGTAAGTGAGGTAGCGGGTGATGCGGACATATTGCTTGTGCCAAATATAGAGAGCGGCAACTTTTTAGGAAAATCCTTAACATACTTTGCTAAAGCGGAAAATGCTGGGGTTATAATGGGAGCTAAGTGTCCTGTTGTTTTAGTATCCAGAGCTGACAGTGCAAAGTCAAAGTTATACTCCATTGCACTAGGATCATTATTAGGGTAA
- a CDS encoding aminotransferase class I/II-fold pyridoxal phosphate-dependent enzyme: MYKLDQNQTPLFDALMEYVNRETIPFHVPGHKKGYGIDEEYKNFIGENPFKIDVTVFKLVDSLHHPTGPIKKAQELAADAYGSEASFFSIHGTSGAIQAMIMSVVSDGDKIIIPRNVHKSVTAGIILSGAIPVYMQPELDKTVGIALGVAPETVEETLRMNPDAKAVLIINPTYYGVSTDIKKIVDIVHSYDIPLIVDEAHGPHLGFNNKLPVSAIEAGADICAQSTHKIIGALTQCSLLQVNSKRIDKHRVQQILNLLQTTSPSYILMASLDCARRQIALRGKELLDSTIELCNYARNEINNIPGFYCFGEDILGKPGAHAFDPTKITITCRDLGITGYDLDMILSNKYHIQMELSDLYNVLAVGSFGDTKENIDTLLNALREISSEYYGKGDRKSDFIDIPNIPEQIQKPREAFNSIKTSVLLKESIGMISGEFLLAYPPGIPVLCPGEKITLEIVDYIEKLKAAGLYVQGTEDPKVEFIKVVKPEDAVYINVE, from the coding sequence TTGTATAAGTTAGATCAAAATCAGACTCCTCTCTTCGATGCTCTCATGGAGTATGTAAATAGAGAAACTATTCCTTTTCATGTGCCAGGACATAAAAAAGGCTATGGTATAGATGAAGAATATAAAAATTTTATAGGTGAAAATCCCTTTAAAATTGACGTTACAGTATTTAAACTGGTAGACAGTCTTCATCACCCAACAGGACCTATTAAGAAGGCTCAAGAATTAGCTGCCGATGCATACGGCAGTGAAGCCTCTTTCTTCTCAATTCATGGAACTTCTGGTGCAATACAAGCTATGATAATGTCTGTAGTAAGTGATGGGGATAAAATTATTATACCTAGAAATGTTCACAAGTCAGTTACTGCAGGAATCATATTAAGCGGTGCTATCCCTGTTTATATGCAGCCTGAACTTGATAAGACTGTTGGCATTGCTCTTGGTGTAGCGCCTGAAACCGTAGAAGAAACTTTGCGAATGAATCCAGATGCAAAGGCTGTTTTAATTATAAATCCAACTTATTATGGTGTTTCTACAGATATAAAAAAGATAGTTGATATTGTACACAGCTATGATATTCCGCTTATTGTAGATGAAGCTCACGGACCTCATTTAGGCTTTAATAATAAGCTTCCGGTATCTGCAATTGAAGCTGGAGCTGACATATGCGCTCAAAGCACTCACAAAATAATAGGTGCACTGACTCAATGCTCACTTCTTCAGGTTAATTCAAAGAGGATTGATAAGCATAGAGTGCAGCAAATTTTAAACTTACTTCAAACAACCTCTCCATCTTATATTTTGATGGCGTCCTTAGACTGTGCTCGAAGGCAAATCGCACTTCGTGGTAAGGAGCTTTTAGATTCAACTATAGAATTGTGCAATTATGCTAGAAATGAAATAAATAATATACCTGGTTTTTACTGCTTTGGTGAAGATATTTTAGGAAAACCTGGTGCTCACGCTTTTGATCCTACCAAGATTACAATTACCTGCAGAGACCTAGGCATTACCGGCTATGACCTAGATATGATACTTTCTAATAAATATCATATACAAATGGAACTTTCCGATCTTTACAATGTTTTAGCAGTAGGCTCCTTTGGTGACACAAAGGAAAACATTGATACCCTGCTAAATGCCTTAAGAGAAATAAGCAGCGAATATTATGGCAAAGGAGACAGAAAGTCAGATTTTATAGATATTCCTAACATTCCTGAGCAGATTCAAAAGCCTAGAGAGGCCTTTAACAGCATCAAGACATCTGTTTTACTAAAGGAAAGTATAGGCATGATAAGCGGGGAATTCCTGCTAGCTTATCCTCCTGGAATACCTGTGCTTTGTCCTGGTGAAAAGATAACCTTGGAAATAGTAGATTATATTGAAAAACTAAAAGCTGCAGGACTTTACGTACAGGGTACTGAAGATCCAAAGGTTGAATTTATTAAAGTCGTTAAACCTGAAGATGCAGTTTATATAAATGTAGAATAA
- a CDS encoding phospho-sugar mutase → MDYKGKYELWINSMVVDEQTKEELRAIKDDKELEDRFYKELEFGTGGLRGIIGAGSNRMNIYTVGKATQGLAEYLLNTYKEEASASIAYDSRIMSKEFAETAALVLCANGVKVNLFESLRPTPMLSYTVRHLKSKAGIVVTASHNPKQYNGYKVYGDDGGQVTDKAAGEILSYITNVDDFSKVKRMSLEEAENSGLLNIIGEEVDKSYVDRVKGLTIREDLVKKQAKDLKIIYTPIHGSGNVPVRRVLDELGYENVFVVKEQEQPDGTFPTAPYPNPEETKVFELALEMAKEVQPDIIFGTDPDCDRIGIVVKDSQGNYKVLTGNQTGVLLTNYILSSLKETNKMPKNGTVIKTIVTTEMAAAIAKAYNVELVDVLTGFKYIGEKIKEFEDTNSNSYLFGFEESYGYLAGDFVRDKDAVIAAALITEMTLYYKSKGMSLYDALIELYNEYGFYKESLISIELQGKEGQEKIANALEYLRHSMKSTINEVKIVKKMDYKLSIEKDLINIEEKVIKLPKSNVLKFVLEDGSWFVVRPSGTEPKMKIYLSCIGNSLANAEAKMEEFKRIIMDIVDSACNC, encoded by the coding sequence ATGGATTATAAGGGAAAATACGAATTATGGATTAATTCTATGGTAGTTGATGAACAAACTAAGGAAGAGCTTAGAGCTATTAAGGACGATAAGGAGCTTGAAGATAGATTTTATAAGGAGCTAGAATTTGGAACTGGAGGGCTTAGAGGAATAATCGGTGCTGGAAGCAACAGAATGAATATATATACTGTTGGAAAAGCAACTCAGGGGTTGGCTGAGTATTTACTAAATACATATAAGGAAGAAGCTTCCGCAAGCATAGCTTATGACTCAAGAATAATGTCAAAGGAATTTGCAGAAACAGCAGCATTAGTACTATGTGCAAATGGGGTTAAGGTTAACTTATTTGAATCACTAAGACCTACACCAATGCTTTCGTATACTGTGAGACACCTAAAATCAAAGGCTGGTATTGTAGTAACAGCTTCACATAATCCTAAGCAGTACAATGGTTATAAGGTATATGGAGATGATGGTGGACAGGTTACAGATAAGGCTGCTGGTGAGATATTATCTTACATAACAAATGTAGATGATTTCTCAAAAGTAAAAAGAATGAGTTTAGAAGAAGCTGAGAATAGTGGATTATTAAATATTATAGGTGAGGAAGTTGACAAAAGCTATGTAGACAGGGTTAAAGGGTTAACAATTAGAGAAGATTTGGTAAAAAAACAAGCCAAGGATTTAAAAATTATATATACCCCAATTCATGGTTCAGGCAATGTTCCTGTTAGAAGAGTTTTAGATGAACTAGGGTATGAAAATGTTTTTGTGGTTAAAGAGCAGGAACAACCTGATGGAACTTTCCCAACTGCACCATATCCAAATCCGGAAGAAACTAAGGTTTTTGAATTGGCGCTGGAAATGGCAAAGGAAGTACAGCCAGATATTATTTTTGGGACTGATCCAGATTGCGATAGAATTGGCATTGTAGTAAAGGACAGCCAAGGGAATTACAAGGTACTAACAGGCAATCAGACCGGTGTACTGTTAACTAACTATATACTTTCATCCTTGAAGGAAACGAACAAGATGCCAAAGAATGGCACAGTTATAAAGACAATAGTTACAACAGAAATGGCTGCAGCGATAGCAAAAGCTTATAATGTTGAACTTGTTGATGTTTTAACTGGATTTAAGTATATTGGAGAAAAGATTAAAGAATTTGAAGACACAAATTCAAATAGCTATCTTTTTGGCTTTGAGGAAAGCTATGGATACCTGGCAGGCGACTTTGTTAGAGATAAAGATGCAGTAATAGCCGCGGCTTTAATTACTGAAATGACGTTATATTATAAATCTAAGGGAATGAGTCTATATGATGCCCTAATTGAACTTTATAACGAATATGGCTTCTACAAAGAAAGTTTAATATCCATTGAACTTCAAGGAAAAGAAGGTCAAGAAAAGATAGCTAATGCTTTAGAATATCTTAGACATTCAATGAAGTCAACTATTAATGAAGTTAAAATAGTTAAAAAGATGGATTACAAGTTAAGCATTGAGAAAGACTTAATAAATATAGAAGAAAAGGTAATAAAGCTTCCCAAATCAAATGTATTGAAATTTGTTCTTGAAGATGGTTCATGGTTCGTTGTTAGACCATCGGGAACAGAACCAAAGATGAAAATATACCTTTCCTGTATAGGAAATAGTCTAGCAAATGCTGAAGCGAAGATGGAAGAGTTTAAGAGAATTATTATGGATATAGTAGACTCAGCATGTAATTGCTAA
- a CDS encoding 50S ribosomal protein L25 — MEILNAVTREKRTAHEAKKERRNGRVPGILYGKNISNMLFEIGEMELIKELSRTGEHGIVNINIDGTEHKALIKEVQKDPVNRKFIHVDLEELSNDTVVTTDVPLVFVGEDMVRRNGGILQKERNKVKVQCMGGNIPKSINIDVSGLSFGDTYRLADIEFSSEISFLDDRNTVIAAVTDGNTDNMAQTTPEVGSSSKLSGQ, encoded by the coding sequence ATGGAAATCTTAAATGCTGTTACAAGAGAAAAAAGAACTGCTCATGAAGCTAAGAAAGAAAGAAGAAATGGTAGAGTTCCAGGCATTCTTTATGGAAAAAATATTTCTAACATGTTGTTTGAAATTGGTGAAATGGAATTAATAAAAGAGCTTTCAAGAACAGGAGAGCATGGAATAGTTAATATCAATATTGATGGCACAGAACATAAGGCCCTTATAAAAGAAGTTCAAAAGGATCCTGTTAATCGCAAATTTATACATGTAGACTTAGAAGAATTGTCAAATGACACTGTTGTTACAACTGATGTACCTCTTGTGTTTGTAGGTGAAGACATGGTCCGCAGAAATGGTGGAATTCTTCAAAAGGAAAGAAATAAAGTTAAGGTACAATGTATGGGTGGAAACATTCCAAAATCAATTAATATTGATGTTTCGGGGTTATCATTTGGCGATACATACAGATTAGCTGATATTGAATTCTCTAGCGAGATAAGTTTTTTAGACGATAGGAATACTGTAATTGCTGCAGTTACAGATGGTAATACAGATAATATGGCTCAAACTACTCCAGAGGTAGGAAGCAGTTCAAAATTGTCAGGACAATAG
- a CDS encoding tetratricopeptide repeat protein — MEGKSYFSERLQSILFLDIKKERLMSLFNVFLSENIYMPVKSAKIIGKVKSGEELEEIPISFFIEGMFYVLGVDEDFKYNRSYREMLLSIPNTNSFIKGIIFNEVKQEHYEDAYIFLKGLVQLEPNAENFDKLLSLSEVIKDTDKNFRKEQLSIIERAKAVEDYEMPFLYEGILKREAGDFDGALFCVNTYISKGGAKTPEVLELLNNLKGITAYERGKELIYEDADSALKILIPLMEEYGDNASLYYHIAVGYRILENYEKAIYYLNEALAIDDALVEVINELGINYASLGDFKTAIQYLRKAFEATKSIEICTNLIMCYLNAGDMEQAKNHLDIAKKLDENDEIVRELDDIINKK; from the coding sequence GTGGAAGGAAAATCTTATTTTTCTGAGAGACTTCAAAGCATATTGTTTTTAGACATTAAAAAAGAAAGACTAATGTCGTTATTTAATGTTTTTTTAAGTGAAAATATTTATATGCCTGTAAAGTCAGCAAAAATCATTGGAAAAGTAAAGTCTGGAGAAGAACTTGAAGAAATTCCGATATCTTTCTTTATAGAGGGGATGTTTTATGTTCTTGGAGTTGATGAAGATTTTAAGTATAACCGTAGCTATAGGGAGATGCTTTTATCAATTCCTAATACTAACTCCTTTATTAAAGGTATCATATTCAACGAGGTAAAACAGGAGCACTATGAAGATGCGTACATTTTTTTAAAAGGATTAGTGCAGCTTGAACCGAATGCTGAAAACTTTGATAAGCTACTATCTTTATCAGAAGTTATAAAAGATACGGATAAAAACTTTAGGAAGGAGCAGCTTTCTATAATTGAAAGAGCAAAGGCTGTGGAAGATTATGAAATGCCTTTTCTATACGAAGGAATATTAAAAAGAGAAGCGGGAGATTTTGATGGAGCTCTTTTCTGTGTAAATACCTATATATCAAAAGGTGGTGCAAAAACACCTGAGGTCTTAGAACTTCTAAATAATTTAAAGGGTATAACAGCTTATGAAAGAGGAAAAGAACTGATTTATGAAGATGCAGACAGTGCATTAAAAATATTAATACCTTTGATGGAAGAGTATGGAGATAATGCCTCGTTATATTACCATATTGCTGTGGGCTATAGAATATTAGAGAATTATGAAAAAGCCATCTATTATTTAAACGAAGCGCTTGCAATTGACGATGCCTTAGTGGAGGTTATAAATGAACTTGGAATTAACTACGCCTCACTTGGAGATTTTAAAACAGCCATCCAGTATTTAAGAAAAGCTTTTGAGGCTACCAAATCTATAGAGATATGTACCAACTTGATTATGTGCTACTTAAATGCAGGGGATATGGAACAGGCTAAAAATCATTTGGATATAGCTAAAAAGCTTGATGAAAATGACGAGATTGTTAGAGAGTTAGATGATATTATAAATAAAAAATAA
- the iorA gene encoding indolepyruvate ferredoxin oxidoreductase subunit alpha, translated as MKVIMSGNEAIARGAYEAGCKVASAYPGTPSTEILENFATYEGVYAEWAPNEKVGFEVAAGASIGGARSLTTMKHVGLNVAADPLFTMAYEGVNGGFVVVSADDPGMHSSQNEQDNRLYAPHAKVAMVEPADSQECKDFMIEAFEISEEFDTVVLFRTTTRISHSKTIVELGEKKDKEVKAYVKKPEKYIMIPAHARKKHYEVEDRLEALREYSNKSSLNKMEFNDTKVGIVTSGISYQYAKEVFGDKVSYLKIGMSYPLPDRMILEFAKEVDTLYVIEENEPYIENAIKTMGINCIGKELIPICGELNPDIIRKNVLGEEIEETYKTDIVPPSRPPVLCPGCPHRGIFHAVSKYKDVISSSDIGCYTLGMMPPLNVADTVICMGASISGGIGLQKASMMAGRQSKIFSFIGDSTFFHSGVTGLINAVYNNSAIVTVILDNRITGMTGHQENPGTGTTLQGMPAPIVDIEALVLACGIKEENIRVVDPYKLKETEEAVKEAYNSTEPFVIITKQPCALIKDVLKKRAKLKCVIDAEKCKRCKACLRTGCPALSFKNNVVSIDKNMCNGCEICKQVCKFNAIEKVGE; from the coding sequence ATGAAGGTTATTATGTCTGGAAATGAGGCTATTGCCAGAGGGGCTTATGAAGCAGGCTGTAAAGTTGCTTCAGCTTATCCTGGTACGCCTAGTACTGAGATACTTGAGAATTTTGCTACATATGAAGGGGTTTATGCTGAATGGGCGCCAAATGAAAAAGTTGGCTTTGAGGTTGCAGCAGGTGCTTCCATTGGAGGAGCTAGAAGCTTGACTACCATGAAGCATGTTGGACTTAATGTAGCAGCAGACCCATTGTTTACAATGGCTTACGAAGGAGTTAATGGAGGCTTTGTGGTGGTTTCTGCAGACGATCCTGGTATGCATTCATCACAAAATGAGCAGGATAACAGGTTGTATGCTCCGCACGCAAAGGTGGCCATGGTTGAACCTGCAGATTCTCAGGAATGCAAGGATTTTATGATAGAAGCTTTTGAGATTAGTGAAGAATTCGATACCGTTGTGCTTTTTAGAACAACCACTAGAATATCCCACTCTAAGACTATAGTAGAACTTGGTGAGAAAAAAGATAAAGAAGTGAAAGCTTACGTTAAAAAGCCTGAAAAATATATAATGATTCCAGCCCATGCAAGGAAGAAACATTATGAGGTTGAAGATAGATTAGAAGCATTAAGAGAATATTCGAATAAAAGTTCATTAAATAAGATGGAATTTAATGACACTAAAGTTGGTATAGTAACCAGTGGTATATCCTATCAGTATGCAAAGGAAGTATTTGGAGATAAAGTTTCCTATCTTAAAATTGGTATGAGTTACCCTCTTCCAGACAGGATGATCTTAGAATTCGCAAAAGAGGTGGATACTTTATATGTTATAGAAGAGAATGAACCATATATAGAAAATGCTATAAAAACTATGGGAATTAACTGCATAGGTAAGGAACTTATTCCTATTTGCGGTGAGTTAAATCCTGATATAATCAGAAAAAATGTTTTAGGAGAAGAGATTGAGGAAACTTATAAGACAGACATAGTTCCCCCATCAAGACCTCCCGTGCTTTGCCCTGGTTGTCCTCATAGAGGTATCTTTCATGCTGTATCAAAATATAAAGATGTAATTTCATCAAGCGACATAGGATGTTATACATTAGGTATGATGCCGCCTTTAAATGTTGCTGATACTGTTATATGTATGGGAGCATCCATATCAGGAGGTATAGGACTTCAAAAGGCAAGTATGATGGCTGGAAGACAAAGCAAGATTTTTTCTTTCATAGGAGACTCGACCTTCTTTCACTCAGGTGTAACAGGGCTTATAAATGCAGTTTACAACAACAGTGCTATAGTTACGGTTATATTGGATAACAGAATTACGGGGATGACGGGGCATCAGGAAAACCCTGGTACAGGAACAACGCTACAGGGTATGCCTGCACCTATAGTTGATATAGAAGCTCTAGTATTAGCCTGTGGCATTAAAGAGGAAAATATTAGAGTTGTAGATCCATATAAGCTGAAAGAAACAGAAGAGGCAGTGAAGGAAGCTTACAACAGTACTGAACCTTTTGTTATTATCACAAAACAGCCTTGTGCCTTAATTAAAGACGTCTTAAAGAAGAGAGCCAAGTTAAAGTGTGTTATTGATGCTGAAAAGTGTAAAAGATGTAAAGCTTGCCTAAGAACAGGGTGCCCAGCATTGTCCTTTAAAAATAATGTTGTAAGCATAGATAAGAATATGTGCAACGGTTGCGAAATCTGTAAGCAGGTATGTAAGTTTAATGCTATAGAAAAGGTGGGGGAGTAA
- the glnA gene encoding type I glutamate--ammonia ligase, whose protein sequence is MFNSFGEIKDYVQKNNIKIVDFKVITLPGRWNHLSIPAERLSEKTFTEGIGFDGSSYGYSSIENSDMCFIPDMKTAFVDPYCKIPTLSMIANIHTIGKQEGRFSGDPRFIAEKAEKYLKDLGIADEYVIGPEFEFYIFDHISYETKNFHQEVTIDSAQAPWNSNKKDDNYGYKAPFQKAYHLGLPYDVNNDLRSEMTLKLQEMGIPVKYHHHEVGAAGQLEIEVELGTMLKMADATMMAKYVIKNEAVVHGKTATFMPKPLYGEAGSGMHVHMLLRKNGENLFYDKDGYSKMSQNSLYFIGGILKHSKALLGFTNPSTNSYKRLVPGFEAPVSICFATGNRSSVIRIPGYIKDPSQVRFEFRSSDATANPYLAYSALLMAGIDGIVNKIDPTKEGYGPFDINVFNMPEEERNKIESLPKSLDEALEELRKDHEFLTRNGVFDEHFINNWIKFKYNREVMKVIPVPSPIEYEMYYDL, encoded by the coding sequence ATGTTCAACAGCTTTGGAGAGATAAAGGATTATGTTCAAAAAAACAATATTAAAATTGTAGATTTCAAGGTTATAACTCTTCCAGGAAGATGGAATCATCTTTCAATACCAGCTGAGAGACTTTCCGAGAAAACGTTTACTGAAGGCATTGGTTTTGATGGATCAAGCTACGGATATTCCAGTATTGAGAATTCAGATATGTGCTTTATTCCTGATATGAAAACTGCTTTTGTGGATCCTTACTGCAAGATACCAACCTTAAGCATGATAGCTAACATACATACAATAGGAAAGCAGGAAGGAAGATTTAGCGGAGACCCAAGATTCATTGCTGAGAAAGCAGAGAAATACTTAAAAGACCTTGGCATAGCAGATGAATATGTTATAGGGCCAGAATTCGAATTTTACATATTTGACCACATAAGCTATGAAACAAAAAATTTCCATCAGGAGGTAACTATTGATTCTGCCCAAGCACCGTGGAATTCAAATAAAAAAGATGATAACTATGGATATAAGGCTCCATTTCAGAAGGCTTATCATTTAGGACTGCCTTATGATGTAAATAATGATTTAAGAAGTGAGATGACTTTGAAACTTCAGGAAATGGGCATACCAGTAAAGTATCACCATCATGAAGTAGGAGCAGCGGGACAGCTTGAAATAGAGGTTGAACTTGGAACAATGCTTAAAATGGCTGATGCTACAATGATGGCTAAATATGTTATTAAAAATGAAGCAGTAGTTCATGGAAAAACTGCAACCTTTATGCCTAAGCCGCTGTATGGTGAAGCAGGAAGCGGAATGCATGTACATATGCTTTTAAGAAAAAATGGAGAAAACTTATTTTATGATAAAGATGGTTATTCTAAAATGAGTCAAAACTCATTATATTTTATTGGAGGAATCTTGAAGCACTCCAAGGCTCTGCTCGGATTCACTAATCCTTCAACAAATTCCTATAAGAGATTGGTTCCAGGTTTTGAGGCACCTGTTTCAATATGTTTTGCTACAGGCAATAGAAGTTCTGTAATAAGAATACCAGGTTATATTAAGGATCCTTCACAGGTTAGGTTTGAATTTAGATCCTCTGACGCTACAGCTAACCCATACCTTGCTTATTCTGCTCTTTTAATGGCTGGTATAGATGGTATAGTAAATAAAATTGATCCTACAAAGGAAGGCTACGGACCTTTTGATATTAATGTATTTAATATGCCAGAAGAAGAGAGAAACAAAATAGAATCTCTTCCAAAATCTCTAGATGAAGCATTAGAAGAACTAAGAAAAGATCATGAATTCTTAACTAGAAATGGAGTGTTTGATGAGCACTTTATAAATAACTGGATTAAGTTTAAATACAATAGAGAAGTTATGAAGGTTATACCAGTACCTTCACCAATCGAGTACGAAATGTATTATGATTTATAA